One segment of Trachemys scripta elegans isolate TJP31775 chromosome 1, CAS_Tse_1.0, whole genome shotgun sequence DNA contains the following:
- the LOC117873183 gene encoding olfactomedin-4-like — protein sequence MTQVAEGVGGSNSTQFFSRFHQQGSTEAPGGNEICFPLPAVRAVSEFQIPTCFGTRGQAGGESCGHGGLVNISQPYVVQLNWRGFSFKYGSWGRDSSLRTPQKDLYWVAPLNTDGRLLEYYRLHNSFDDLLLLKNARELKIQYGESSGTAVYNNFMYYNVYHSRDMGKLDLNTNTLAVRKTLPNAAYGNRFSYAGVGWQDMDFVVDESGLWVIYSPKDNTGNIIISKLNETTRDVLHAWNTRQYKPSISNAFIICGVLYATRPVNTRKEEIFCTYEQEGKISIIMDKMLETIQSINYNPSDRVLYVYNDGYLVKYDLIFQPVLH from the exons ATGACGCAGGTGGCcgagggggtgggaggcagcaaTTCAACACAGTTCTTCAGCCGCTTCCATCAGCAGGGCTCCACAGAAGCCCCAGGAGGAAATGAAATCTGCTTCCCACTCCCAGCAGTGAGGGCAGTGAGTGAATTCCAGATCCCCACATGTTTTGGCACCAGGGGtcaggctgggggagagag CTGTGGTCATGGTGGGCTTGTGAATATCAGCCAGCCCTATGTTGTACAGCTGAACTGGAGAGGATTTTCCTTCAAATATGGTTCCTGGGGTAGGGATTCCTCTCTTCGGACCCCGCAGAAGGACCTATACTGGGTTGCACCTTTGAACACAGATGGGAGACTCTTAGAATATTACAGACTTCATAATTCCTTTGATGATTTGCTGCTATTAAAAAATGCTCGAGAGTTAAAAATtcaatatggggaaagcagtggcacCGCAGTTTACAATAACTTCATGTATTACAATGTATATCATTCAAGAGATATGGGCAAGCTCGACTTAAACACAAACACATTGGCTGTGAGGAAAACTCTGCCGAATGCTGCTTATGGTAACCGTTTCTCTTATGCTGGTGTTGGGTGGCAAGATATGGACTTTGTAGTGGATGAAAGTGGATTGTGGGTAATTTATTCACCCAAGGACAACACAGGTAACATTATAATTAGCAAACTCAATGAGACCACACGTGATGTGCTCCATGCTTGGAATACAAGGCAGTACAAGCCATCCATTTCCAACGCTTTCATCATCTGTGGTGTTCTATATGCCACAAGACCGGTCAACACTAggaaagaggaaatattttgcACATACGAACAGGAAGGTAAAATTAGCATAATTATGGATAAAATGTTAGAAACAATTCAAAGTATCAACTATAACCCCTCAGACCGAGTCCTGTATGTTTACAATGATGGCTACCTTGTTAAATACGATCTTATTTTTCAACCTGTGTTACACTGA